The Eubacteriaceae bacterium Marseille-Q4139 genome has a window encoding:
- a CDS encoding leucyl aminopeptidase has translation MKVSVKKELGAEFDALIVPLSEESVSGQAALALPGLPEMMKEAVLSAVKAGKPGKECGAVYAAELYEKETEKFRKLVLVQLGDGTATNREVFLALAKAFKCCKESKPAVTAVFMDAAGELLSSHERIQKLFELPYLVSYQFNAYKSVPVENGMKEAVMVTEKEGMEDIAREAKHVAESTMLARDLVNHPSMYMTPEKLAEEAAAVAKETGLEIQVYDKKEMEDMKMGAFLSVAQGAVDEPRLIVLRYHGGKEGEAPVALVGKGIMFDSGGYSLKSKMDTMHDDMGGAAAVIGAIRAIALEKLPVNVIAVAAACENMISGDAYVPGDILFSMNGKTIEMLNADAEGRLTLADAITYAIRKEGAGAIIDIATLTGAAKGAVGGKSAAVLANDDELYAEVEAASEASCEKIWRLPADKELFAAIRSDVADIKNSSPGNPMGGGSIVAGLFIQEFVEEKPWVHVDMAPVNWLPEGNSYCIHGASGYGVSLLYETVKVLGK, from the coding sequence ATGAAAGTATCAGTAAAAAAAGAACTGGGGGCAGAGTTTGACGCACTCATCGTCCCGCTCTCAGAAGAAAGCGTATCGGGACAGGCCGCTTTGGCGCTTCCCGGGCTGCCGGAAATGATGAAGGAGGCGGTTCTTTCGGCCGTTAAGGCAGGAAAACCGGGAAAGGAATGCGGCGCTGTGTATGCGGCGGAACTCTATGAGAAAGAGACAGAGAAGTTCCGGAAGCTGGTTTTAGTCCAGCTTGGAGACGGAACGGCCACGAACCGGGAGGTATTTTTAGCTCTTGCAAAGGCGTTTAAGTGCTGCAAGGAATCGAAGCCGGCCGTGACAGCCGTCTTCATGGACGCGGCGGGAGAACTCCTTTCGAGCCATGAGCGGATCCAGAAGCTTTTTGAGCTTCCATATCTCGTATCGTACCAGTTCAACGCCTATAAGTCCGTGCCTGTGGAAAATGGCATGAAAGAGGCCGTGATGGTGACGGAAAAAGAGGGGATGGAAGACATTGCCAGGGAGGCAAAGCATGTGGCGGAAAGCACCATGCTGGCAAGAGATCTGGTGAACCACCCGTCCATGTACATGACGCCGGAGAAGCTGGCCGAAGAGGCGGCGGCTGTGGCCAAGGAGACCGGACTTGAGATTCAGGTTTATGACAAAAAAGAGATGGAAGACATGAAGATGGGCGCGTTCCTCTCCGTGGCACAGGGAGCCGTTGACGAGCCGAGGCTCATCGTGCTCCGCTATCACGGCGGAAAGGAAGGCGAGGCGCCGGTGGCCCTTGTCGGCAAAGGCATCATGTTCGACAGCGGCGGATACAGCTTAAAGTCCAAAATGGATACCATGCATGATGACATGGGCGGCGCGGCAGCCGTTATCGGCGCCATCCGTGCCATTGCCTTGGAAAAGCTTCCGGTCAACGTCATTGCCGTCGCGGCAGCCTGCGAGAACATGATTTCCGGCGACGCCTATGTTCCCGGCGACATCTTGTTCTCCATGAACGGAAAGACCATTGAAATGTTAAATGCGGATGCCGAGGGACGTCTGACCCTGGCTGACGCCATCACCTACGCGATCCGGAAGGAAGGCGCAGGGGCGATCATCGACATTGCAACCCTGACCGGCGCGGCAAAAGGCGCTGTCGGCGGAAAGAGCGCGGCAGTCCTGGCAAACGACGACGAGCTTTACGCCGAGGTGGAAGCTGCTTCGGAGGCTTCCTGCGAGAAAATCTGGCGGCTTCCGGCAGACAAGGAGCTGTTTGCGGCCATCCGCTCCGACGTGGCGGACATCAAGAACAGCAGCCCCGGGAACCCCATGGGCGGCGGCAGCATCGTGGCCGGCCTGTTTATCCAGGAGTTCGTGGAAGAAAAGCCATGGGTTCACGTGGACATGGCCCCGGTCAACTGGCTGCCGGAGGGTAACTCCTACTGCATTCACGGTGCAAGCGGGTATGGAGTGAGCCTGCTGTATGAGACGGTGAAGGTTTTAGGAAAGTAA